Proteins found in one Nocardia brasiliensis ATCC 700358 genomic segment:
- a CDS encoding PadR family transcriptional regulator, with product MALKHAVLAVLSRGDSSGYELSKAFEVGVTNFWHATPQQVYAELTKLEESGLISGRDVIGRGRQTKRVFTVTGSGRDELSAFVAVSSKPGAIREDLVVKVYASEFAEAEVLAAELEERAERSRAKMVVLDAILADLLGDDDEQTHLSTSAHPGRYLTAIRGRGFEAENHAWFRWAAAVLRARAAGEPVPVRSDPVALSRLVGDPAGVESVGHPGG from the coding sequence ATGGCGCTCAAACACGCTGTGCTGGCGGTGCTTTCACGGGGCGATTCGTCGGGGTATGAGCTGTCGAAAGCTTTCGAAGTCGGCGTGACGAATTTCTGGCACGCGACGCCGCAGCAGGTCTATGCGGAGCTGACCAAGCTGGAGGAGTCGGGATTGATCAGCGGCCGGGACGTGATCGGGCGCGGGCGGCAGACCAAGCGGGTGTTCACGGTGACCGGCAGCGGTCGGGACGAGCTGTCCGCGTTTGTCGCCGTGTCGTCGAAACCGGGTGCGATCCGGGAAGATCTGGTCGTCAAGGTGTATGCGTCGGAGTTCGCGGAGGCCGAGGTGCTGGCCGCCGAACTCGAGGAGCGGGCCGAACGTTCCCGGGCCAAAATGGTGGTGCTGGACGCCATTTTGGCCGACCTGCTGGGTGACGACGACGAGCAGACCCATTTGAGTACATCCGCGCATCCCGGCCGGTATCTCACCGCGATCAGAGGGCGCGGCTTCGAGGCGGAGAATCACGCGTGGTTCCGTTGGGCCGCTGCTGTTTTGCGCGCCCGGGCGGCGGGTGAGCCGGTGCCCGTGCGGTCTGATCCGGTGGCGTTGTCACGGCTCGTCGGGGATCCAGCTGGCGTGGAATCCGTAGGGCACCCGGGTGGGTAG
- a CDS encoding DUF2399 domain-containing protein — MTWAAASRDICQPPLAGPAVPTPWDEQLQDAMAQICLAVHEESLLEVLSDDLGIPRERCAVCSASRLLACLRA, encoded by the coding sequence ATTACCTGGGCCGCAGCTTCCCGCGACATCTGTCAACCTCCCTTAGCCGGACCCGCCGTTCCGACACCGTGGGACGAGCAGCTGCAGGACGCAATGGCTCAGATATGCCTGGCAGTCCACGAAGAATCACTGCTTGAGGTCCTATCGGACGACCTCGGCATACCGCGTGAACGTTGTGCCGTATGTAGTGCTTCGCGTCTGCTTGCCTGCTTGCGCGCGTAG
- a CDS encoding nucleotide pyrophosphohydrolase: protein MTIDRLQALLADFAAERQWERFHTPKNLVMALTGEVGELSELFQWLTAEESSAILDDPTRRTQVEDEVADVFIYLLQLADVLRIDLLAVAEAKVRKNAQRYPSDIVRGRAVKSSDLHRNACD, encoded by the coding sequence ATGACGATCGACCGACTTCAGGCCCTGCTTGCGGACTTCGCTGCAGAACGACAGTGGGAACGGTTCCACACGCCGAAGAACCTCGTGATGGCGCTAACTGGTGAGGTCGGTGAGCTCTCCGAGCTCTTCCAGTGGCTAACTGCCGAGGAGAGCTCAGCCATACTGGACGACCCGACGCGGCGGACACAGGTTGAGGACGAAGTTGCCGATGTATTCATCTACCTCCTGCAACTCGCAGACGTCCTGCGGATAGATCTTCTCGCAGTAGCGGAAGCCAAGGTGCGCAAGAACGCTCAGCGCTATCCGAGTGACATCGTCCGCGGTCGGGCAGTGAAGAGCTCGGATCTCCACCGCAACGCCTGCGACTAG
- a CDS encoding restriction endonuclease — protein MATRRNTVEVLRRSNHAATSQFNARLISPRPLVWLIAGVIDRWNPWLVNLDELLEVMDRAAANLAKLSAVWERAEAMIPSGPSRGSTPEYDDLARTWNSLLPGLPPIDGWTVTEGLPDIDQAGQAFIDYMEIGEEPAFGLMNDLEEPGRQLDEYRFRLGYARRRAIRQRLEEITSVVNGTLPQLLVGVPRDSREVLEDPRTATIVGAISEIERLLGGTIDRRGRWSELHRHLGWGQGQDWHDIALMDWPSVRADIEAASRAEADPLPVPDIDLGVAASSNPSGGVTTGLAWSNVDEDGFERLLFDLLRGFPSYQNVEWLMKTRAPDRGRDLSGERVIRDDGGTTRTERVIVQAKHWTSKSVSPVDINATLGSLSLWEPPVIRGLIIATSGRFTADAVSVVEKHNTDGKLPYIELWPGSRLETLLSERPDLIAIHQLGAQAHGIEVRTYDR, from the coding sequence GTGGCGACACGTCGGAACACCGTCGAGGTTCTTCGCCGAAGCAACCATGCGGCAACCAGCCAGTTCAATGCGAGACTGATCTCGCCAAGACCGCTGGTTTGGCTGATTGCTGGAGTCATCGATCGGTGGAATCCTTGGTTAGTGAATCTTGATGAGCTGCTTGAAGTGATGGATCGTGCCGCAGCGAACCTCGCCAAGCTTTCTGCGGTGTGGGAACGAGCCGAGGCGATGATCCCCTCTGGCCCCAGTCGTGGTTCGACGCCCGAGTATGACGACTTGGCGCGTACCTGGAATTCCCTACTGCCTGGTCTGCCGCCTATAGACGGATGGACTGTGACAGAGGGGCTCCCGGATATCGACCAGGCAGGACAAGCGTTCATCGACTACATGGAAATTGGGGAGGAGCCGGCGTTCGGGCTCATGAACGATCTTGAGGAACCTGGCCGCCAACTCGATGAATATCGGTTCCGCCTCGGGTATGCACGGCGGCGTGCAATCCGTCAACGGCTTGAGGAGATCACCTCGGTGGTCAACGGTACGCTTCCTCAACTGCTCGTTGGTGTGCCGCGAGATTCCCGTGAGGTGCTTGAAGATCCGAGGACCGCGACCATCGTGGGGGCTATCAGTGAGATTGAGCGTCTACTCGGTGGCACCATAGATCGTCGTGGACGGTGGAGTGAGCTGCATCGCCACCTTGGCTGGGGGCAGGGCCAGGACTGGCATGATATTGCGCTCATGGACTGGCCGTCAGTCCGAGCCGACATCGAGGCCGCGAGTCGAGCGGAGGCGGATCCGCTTCCAGTCCCCGATATCGACCTTGGCGTGGCGGCGTCTTCGAATCCGTCCGGCGGCGTTACGACTGGACTGGCGTGGAGCAACGTGGATGAAGACGGGTTCGAACGTCTGCTATTCGATCTGCTCAGAGGCTTTCCGAGCTACCAGAACGTCGAATGGCTGATGAAGACGCGAGCACCTGATCGTGGACGTGATCTGTCGGGTGAACGGGTCATTCGTGATGATGGCGGAACGACGCGGACCGAACGTGTGATCGTTCAGGCTAAGCATTGGACTTCGAAATCGGTGTCTCCCGTCGATATCAACGCCACGCTTGGTTCGTTGTCGCTGTGGGAACCGCCAGTGATTCGCGGATTGATCATCGCGACCAGCGGTCGCTTTACCGCCGATGCTGTCAGTGTTGTCGAGAAACACAATACAGATGGAAAGTTGCCATACATCGAGCTCTGGCCTGGCAGTCGTCTCGAAACGTTGCTGTCTGAACGCCCTGATCTCATCGCAATTCACCAACTGGGCGCGCAGGCACACGGGATTGAGGTCCGGACTTATGACCGGTAA
- a CDS encoding TIGR02679 domain-containing protein, with protein MLWLPERRQVGLLLGTPWEISGKPVNLKMLAERLAEHDLSVRRLVELIDGAPIEENRTLRELAEADAAQERAHVTATLVEAGVDRDAVATWLVDSASPRPGQGALAALADIVAAVWRGLPPAGEHVRLSKLAADIVHDAHGLDPSEPAGRAVARLAAVVQGTERPLRSGPTWRQAWGRSECTATASRPGYLF; from the coding sequence ATGCTATGGCTGCCGGAGCGCCGACAGGTCGGACTGTTGCTCGGCACACCGTGGGAGATCTCCGGCAAACCGGTGAATCTGAAGATGCTTGCTGAGCGGTTGGCCGAACATGACCTCTCGGTCCGGCGGCTGGTGGAGCTGATCGACGGGGCGCCCATCGAAGAGAACAGGACGCTGCGCGAGCTGGCCGAAGCCGACGCCGCGCAGGAGCGCGCGCACGTCACTGCGACTCTTGTCGAGGCTGGAGTAGACCGGGATGCGGTAGCGACCTGGCTGGTCGATTCTGCCTCGCCGCGCCCGGGCCAGGGGGCGCTGGCCGCGCTGGCCGACATTGTTGCGGCAGTGTGGCGAGGGCTTCCACCTGCTGGCGAGCATGTTCGTCTGAGCAAGCTGGCGGCAGATATTGTGCACGATGCGCACGGCCTCGACCCCAGCGAACCTGCCGGACGGGCGGTTGCGCGGCTCGCAGCGGTCGTGCAGGGTACGGAGCGCCCGCTGCGCAGCGGGCCGACCTGGCGTCAGGCATGGGGGCGATCGGAGTGCACTGCGACGGCGTCTCGTCCCGGGTACTTGTTCTGA
- a CDS encoding DUF2399 domain-containing protein: MRESTGLAAAAETGTTAPLVCFSGSPSTAGILLAGRVQIRNPGDFDWPGTVVATPPVRPRGRAVANERRRLPGPQLPATSVNLP; encoded by the coding sequence TTGCGAGAATCTACAGGTCTTGCAGCGGCCGCGGAAACCGGCACCACTGCGCCGCTGGTGTGCTTCAGCGGCAGCCCATCGACGGCGGGGATCCTGCTCGCCGGACGCGTGCAGATCCGCAACCCCGGGGACTTCGACTGGCCAGGAACCGTCGTCGCCACCCCGCCTGTACGGCCTAGGGGACGAGCCGTGGCGAATGAGCGCCGACGATTACCTGGGCCGCAGCTTCCCGCGACATCTGTCAACCTCCCTTAG
- a CDS encoding RidA family protein — protein MTKTVTLIRSGKLATVAEYAYAATAPAEARLIFLAGACPLNADGSTAAVGDYAGQAAKAIENLKIALREAGADLENVINTRVLVASSRQADLVTAWEVVRDAFAEHDVPSTLLGVTVLGYDDQLVEIEAVAAVVD, from the coding sequence GTGACGAAGACTGTGACGCTGATCAGATCCGGCAAGCTCGCCACGGTCGCCGAATACGCTTATGCCGCTACGGCTCCGGCGGAGGCGCGACTGATCTTTCTCGCCGGTGCGTGCCCGCTGAATGCCGACGGCAGCACCGCGGCGGTGGGGGATTACGCGGGACAGGCCGCGAAAGCGATCGAGAACCTGAAGATCGCGTTGCGCGAGGCCGGTGCCGACCTCGAGAACGTGATCAACACGCGGGTGCTCGTCGCCAGTTCCCGGCAGGCGGATTTGGTCACGGCCTGGGAGGTCGTGCGGGACGCGTTCGCCGAACACGATGTGCCCAGCACGCTGTTGGGTGTCACGGTGCTCGGCTACGACGACCAACTGGTGGAGATCGAAGCGGTGGCTGCCGTCGTGGATTAA
- a CDS encoding DUF2399 domain-containing protein, with translation MVCTDGIASGAAIDLIAGIARCACRLLIRADIDSAGFTILDQVLAVAPDAQPWRFDTRTYAGLRRRCPRCFLFGHD, from the coding sequence TTGGTATGTACCGACGGGATCGCATCCGGCGCCGCCATCGATCTGATCGCTGGAATCGCCCGGTGCGCCTGCCGACTGTTGATACGAGCCGACATCGATTCCGCAGGCTTCACCATCTTGGATCAGGTTCTGGCCGTCGCGCCCGATGCTCAGCCCTGGCGCTTCGACACGCGCACCTACGCGGGCCTTCGGCGTCGATGTCCCCGATGCTTCCTCTTTGGACACGATTGA
- a CDS encoding DUF2075 domain-containing protein, with amino-acid sequence MTRRLFRATAREVCTSSAEKILSSLIAEQLNRKPSRSAEQRAWEMSLPKLADVLVDAGLAMVDMLVEYPLPQSTRRADVVLAGIHPVTGKPNYVVVELKQWSEAQLTWSSDRIVQVHRMPGEHLHPVDQVRGYCNYLRQYVELLHNDPEALHGVAYLHNATRRSVSTLLTRRQDDLGRLFTGDRHDEFSEYLTSQFAPEPAPFAADRLLASEIRPRRAFLDFAFDELRTATEYSLLDNQKLAFEAVRNQVRLAHETDQKCVILVTGGPGSGKSMVAVSLLAELYREGLRVQYATGSVAITETMRRFPAKRSAELKGLFKYYRDLADVGKNQLDVLICDEAHRIRKTSTNRWKKRESRTDRPQLDELMSVARVPVFLLDENQVVRPDEVGTPEAIRAHAARKGYPVHHIQLDGQFRCGGSAEYDEWVLQLVGLRNSRPTEWKGDDFEVHVASSPQEMEDFLRVKNDSGLTARIAAGFCWPWSDPEPDGTLVHDVVIGGWSKPWNKKNDLLTGIAPPAKLWATDPRGYEQVGCVFTAQGFEYDWAGVILGPDIAFNGQRLGVRREFHEDKKLKLTPSNPVFDEEFERLVRNAYKVLLTRGMQGVVIYATDPATQEFITGLVGSRGTIPKGDSFQSTALTSLPTARPSA; translated from the coding sequence GTGACGCGCAGATTGTTCAGGGCAACGGCCCGCGAGGTGTGCACTTCGTCTGCCGAGAAGATACTGTCGTCGCTGATTGCTGAACAGCTGAATCGGAAGCCGAGTCGATCGGCAGAACAGCGGGCGTGGGAGATGAGCCTGCCCAAGCTCGCCGATGTACTGGTCGATGCGGGTCTCGCCATGGTCGACATGCTTGTCGAATACCCACTGCCGCAATCAACTCGCCGAGCCGACGTGGTGCTCGCAGGGATCCATCCGGTGACCGGCAAGCCCAACTACGTCGTCGTCGAGCTGAAGCAATGGAGCGAAGCACAGCTCACCTGGAGTAGCGATCGAATCGTGCAAGTACATCGCATGCCTGGAGAACACCTCCACCCAGTCGACCAGGTGCGAGGGTACTGCAATTATCTACGGCAGTATGTAGAACTACTTCACAACGATCCCGAAGCCTTGCACGGAGTCGCGTATCTGCACAATGCAACTCGAAGATCGGTGAGCACGCTGCTGACACGGCGGCAAGACGACTTGGGACGACTTTTCACTGGCGACCGGCATGATGAGTTCAGTGAGTACCTAACTAGCCAGTTCGCTCCCGAGCCCGCTCCGTTCGCCGCGGATCGCCTACTCGCTAGTGAAATTCGACCGAGGCGGGCATTTCTCGATTTCGCATTCGACGAGCTCCGCACAGCGACCGAGTACTCACTGTTGGACAATCAGAAGCTTGCGTTCGAGGCCGTACGGAACCAGGTCAGGTTGGCACACGAGACGGATCAAAAGTGCGTCATACTAGTCACTGGCGGCCCTGGCAGCGGGAAGAGCATGGTGGCCGTTTCGCTGCTGGCCGAGCTCTACCGCGAAGGTCTCCGAGTGCAATACGCGACTGGCTCAGTTGCCATCACTGAGACGATGCGTCGGTTTCCGGCAAAGCGTTCCGCAGAGCTGAAGGGATTGTTCAAGTACTATCGAGACCTTGCCGACGTCGGCAAAAACCAGCTCGATGTCTTGATCTGCGACGAGGCACATCGTATTCGGAAGACGTCTACGAATCGGTGGAAGAAGCGGGAATCCAGGACGGACCGTCCCCAACTCGATGAGCTGATGTCGGTCGCGCGGGTACCGGTATTTCTTCTGGATGAGAACCAAGTAGTCCGCCCCGACGAGGTCGGCACACCTGAGGCGATCAGGGCCCATGCGGCTCGAAAAGGCTATCCCGTACATCACATTCAGCTCGATGGCCAGTTCCGCTGCGGGGGTAGCGCCGAGTACGACGAATGGGTGTTGCAGTTGGTCGGCCTAAGGAACTCTAGACCGACGGAGTGGAAGGGGGACGACTTCGAGGTGCACGTCGCCAGCTCGCCGCAAGAAATGGAAGACTTTCTTCGGGTGAAAAACGACAGCGGTCTTACCGCGCGCATCGCGGCCGGCTTCTGCTGGCCGTGGAGCGACCCCGAGCCTGACGGAACGCTCGTCCACGATGTTGTCATCGGCGGCTGGTCGAAGCCGTGGAACAAGAAGAACGACCTCCTTACTGGCATCGCGCCACCCGCCAAGCTTTGGGCTACCGATCCACGCGGCTACGAACAGGTCGGCTGTGTCTTCACCGCGCAGGGGTTCGAATACGACTGGGCCGGGGTTATCCTCGGACCAGACATTGCATTCAACGGCCAACGTTTGGGTGTGCGTAGAGAATTCCACGAGGACAAGAAGCTCAAGCTCACCCCGAGCAACCCAGTCTTCGACGAGGAGTTCGAACGTCTCGTACGCAATGCTTACAAGGTGTTGCTGACACGAGGGATGCAGGGCGTAGTCATCTATGCGACCGATCCGGCGACACAAGAGTTCATCACTGGTCTCGTGGGTTCCCGCGGCACAATCCCCAAGGGCGACTCCTTCCAGTCGACAGCCCTTACATCCTTGCCAACCGCAAGACCAAGCGCCTAG
- a CDS encoding carotenoid oxygenase family protein, which produces MTTLDTPRYLSGILEPVAIETESRNLEVTGALPPELCGRYLRNGPNPAPGADPGHLWAGPGMLHGIRIRGGRAEWYRNRWIRTTPPTDGYDLFDSARDLSVGTANTHVVPYAGRILALQEGMLPYEVDTELDTVGPYDFGGRLATGMTAHPKVDPGTGELHFFDAYRPTPPHLIYHVASPDGELLRSVPIEVPAVTLMHDFAITQNYVIWFDLPVVGDPDQVGRNPLPMHWSETHEPRIGVMPKHGASADIVWITVDPCWIIHTANAREDDNGRIVLEGNRVVPQGWDVSWARLGGYVQHVPGNLDDRNPLPEAFLHRWTLDPATRTVREDQLDDRAVEFPTINADRTGRASRDVYAVGYPRQNGPDGYELVKYDTVAGTSSSHRFGTTQVPGEADFVAAPSAHGEDEGWLVSLVTGIGTAPSQLVVLDATDFSGPPVARITLPTRVPYGFHASWIPDEP; this is translated from the coding sequence ATGACAACGCTCGACACCCCTCGCTACTTGTCCGGCATCCTCGAGCCCGTGGCCATCGAGACCGAAAGCCGGAACCTGGAGGTCACCGGGGCCCTGCCGCCAGAACTGTGCGGCCGCTACCTGCGCAACGGCCCGAACCCCGCACCTGGCGCCGATCCCGGCCATTTGTGGGCCGGCCCCGGCATGCTGCACGGCATCCGGATCCGCGGTGGCCGCGCCGAGTGGTACCGCAACCGGTGGATCCGCACCACACCGCCGACCGACGGCTACGACTTGTTCGACTCCGCCCGGGATCTGTCGGTCGGCACGGCAAACACGCATGTCGTGCCGTATGCCGGGCGAATACTCGCACTTCAGGAGGGCATGCTTCCCTACGAGGTCGACACCGAACTCGATACCGTCGGCCCGTACGACTTCGGCGGTCGGCTGGCCACCGGGATGACCGCGCACCCGAAAGTGGACCCGGGCACCGGCGAACTGCACTTCTTCGACGCGTACCGCCCTACACCGCCACACCTGATCTATCACGTGGCCTCCCCCGACGGCGAGCTGTTGCGTAGCGTGCCGATCGAGGTCCCGGCCGTGACGTTGATGCACGATTTCGCGATCACACAGAACTATGTGATCTGGTTCGATCTGCCGGTGGTCGGCGATCCGGATCAGGTCGGACGCAATCCGTTGCCGATGCACTGGAGCGAGACCCACGAGCCGCGCATCGGGGTCATGCCCAAGCACGGTGCCAGTGCCGACATCGTCTGGATCACCGTCGACCCGTGCTGGATCATCCACACCGCGAACGCGCGGGAAGACGACAACGGTCGAATCGTGTTGGAAGGCAACCGCGTTGTACCGCAGGGTTGGGACGTCAGCTGGGCTCGGCTCGGCGGCTACGTCCAGCATGTTCCGGGCAATCTGGATGACCGCAACCCGCTGCCCGAGGCGTTCCTGCATCGCTGGACCCTCGATCCCGCGACCAGGACCGTGCGCGAAGATCAACTCGACGATCGCGCGGTCGAGTTCCCGACTATCAACGCAGACCGCACCGGTCGCGCGAGTCGTGACGTCTACGCGGTGGGCTACCCGCGCCAAAACGGCCCCGACGGCTACGAACTCGTCAAATACGACACCGTGGCAGGCACCAGCAGCTCCCACCGGTTCGGCACCACGCAGGTGCCCGGTGAAGCCGACTTCGTCGCTGCCCCAAGCGCACACGGCGAAGACGAGGGCTGGCTGGTCTCGCTCGTCACCGGAATCGGCACTGCCCCATCGCAACTGGTGGTGCTCGACGCCACCGATTTCTCGGGCCCGCCGGTCGCCCGGATCACGCTACCCACCCGGGTGCCCTACGGATTCCACGCCAGCTGGATCCCCGACGAGCCGTGA